GTTGAAGAAAGGAGCTTGCACATGAAATCCAACGTTGGTGGTATCGACAGGGGCCTGCGCATCGTCCTTGGCATCGTCTTGATCGCCTTGGCCGCCACGGGAACTGTGGGCTGGTGGGGTTGGCTGGGGGTTGTGCCCCTGCTGACCGGCTTGGTGAGCTTCTGCCCGCTGTATCCGCTCCTGGGTCTCAGCACCTGCCCTGTGAAGTCCAAGCAACCTTAAACGCATCCAGGATGCGCTGCCGGCGGAAGTGCGCCGGCATCTTTAGCTGAAGTGTGGCCCGTGGTTGGCACCAGCGCTCGCCTGCTTGGAGCCGGGGCATCCTGGCCGCACGCGGCGAGCACTTGGCTGCACCTGTCGGATGGCCGTCGAGCGTGGTGTGGCGGTAGACAGCTTGCTGACGATGCCGTCCAGAGATGGAGCGAAGCGTGCTCAAGGCCAGAGCATCGGCTGGACCCAACGCAGGTTAGCTCTGCCGACGCCTTGCGCGACCGTGTCTGAGAACTACGCGCTGTCTTACACACCCGCGACGCAGGACGGCCGCTGTGCAGCTTGGCGTGCTGTCATTGAGCAATGCTGACGGCACAACAGCCTGTCGCTTGTTCCCGGGCCTTTTACCTTCTTCGACAGGAGTATGTCGTGACCTCTGAATCAATCGCCGCCGCTGCCGCGACATGGAACGAACGATATTCCGGCGAAGACTACGTTTTTGGACGCGAACCCAACGAATACCTGCGCGCCCAGGCGGCGCTGTTCGCACCTGGCAGCCGCGCGCTATGCGTCGCCGACGGCGAAGGGCGCAACTGTGTCTGGCTTGCCCACCAGGGCCTGCACGTCGAGGCATTCGATGTGGCGCAGGCAGGCGTGGCCAAGGCCCGCAGGTTGGCTGACGAAGCAAGGGTGTCTGTGGCCTACCATGTCGCTGGCTGCGATGAGTGGCCATGGGCCGTGGATGCTTACGATCTCGTCGTCGCGGTGTTCGTCCAGTTCGCTGACCCTGAGATGCGAGAGCGGCTCTTCGCCAATATCGTGCGAGCGTTGAAACCGGGTGGCCTGCTGGTCCTTCAGGGCTATACGCCCAAGCAGTTGGAGTACAAGACAGGCGGCCCAGGGGCACTGTCGCACCTCTACACCGCAGACCTGCTCCGCCGCGCATTCGCCTCTCTGCAGATCGTCGAATTGGTCGAGTACGAAGCCGAGTTGCGCGAAGGGGCGCGCCACGCAGGGCGCTCGGCGCTTGTGGGCCTTGTGGCGCGCAGGCCGTGAATCTGAGGCATCTGGTATGTCGTACTTAGATGATCCCCGTGTGTTGTTCGCCGCCGAACGGACTTTGCTCGCCTGGCAACGCACAGCCATAGCGCTGATGGGCTTCGGCTTCGTCGTCGAGCGCTTTGGACTGTTTCTGCGCATGATCAGCAACCAGCCGCTCTCCGATGCTCAGCGCGGGTTTTCATTGTGGCTTGGGGTCGTGTTGTTGATGCTCGGCGCGGGTGTGGCGGTTGCCTCTGCGCTGCAGTTCCGCCGAGTCTTGCGTGGGTTGGGCGAGAAGGAGATACCCGCTGGTTACTGGACCACCTTGGGCATCTGGCTCAACTTCATCCTGGCGGTTGTCGCGCTCGCGCTCACGGTGTATTTCGTGATCAGCGCATGAACGGTATACGCGGTCGTGAAACCCCGGCAAGAGAAGACCGAGCTACTCTGGGGTCTCCGAAGCAGCGGCCGGCGCAGGTTGGCTGCTGACAGGCCCGCCAGAAAATTGGCGACCTCGGCCATGCCGACACCTGCATCGACACGGCCGGGGGCCGCAAGCGCCGCACTGGCCCACGTCGTCCCTGCGACTGTGAAGGACTAGCAGGGGACGTCTCAGAAAACGGAAAATAAAGCACGTTAAGCCCATTGCAGACGCTAGATATTGACGAGTACGTCGGGTTTTCTCTTGTTTGAGTTGCCTCTTGTGGTAAGATAGCAATCAATTACTATCTTACAAGGAGTGCTCGTGGACACCCATCCAAAGCATCTGCCGGCCGATGAACGTCGTGCCGTAACTGTCGAGTCCGTCGTGGCGCTTGCCGGTTCACAAAACCCAAGCGAGATAACCACTGCAGCTATCGCTAAACACATGAACTTGACCCAGGGTGCGCTGTTTCGGCACTTCCCGAACAAGGAAGCCATTTGGCAGGCGGTCATGGAGTGGGTAGCAGAGCGCCTATTAGCCAGAATCGATCGATCCGCACAAGGAATCGAGTCGCCCTTGGCAGCCATGGAGGCGATGTTCATGAGTCATATCGAATTCGTAGCTGAGCACCCAGGCGTGCCAAGAATGATGTTTGGTGAGCTTCAGCGTGCCGAATCGACACCGGCCAAGCGCATGGTGCAAACCTTGATTCAGCGCTACGGCGAACGTTTGCATCGTCTCATCGAGAAAGGCAAGGCCAGCGGCGAGTTGTCTCCCTCGCTTGACAACGAGGCGGCGGCAACGCTGTTCATTGGCACGATCCAGGGCTTGGTCATGCAATCGCTGTTGGCGGGTGATGTGGGACGTATGCACCGCGATGCGCCGCGCGTCTTTGCAATTTATCGGCGTGGCATAAGGAGTGCGCAATGAAAAAGTTACCCTTGCAAGGCCGCACCCTGGCGCTGCTTGCCGTCATCATTCCTATGCTGGTGCTTTTTATTTATGTCGGTCTGCGATCAGGGCCGCTCGCCCCGGTCGCTGTGACGGTGGCAAGCGTGGAATCACGGGCTATCTCACCGGCGCTGTTCGGCATCGGCACGGTGGAGGCGCGCTACACCTACAAGATCGGGCCGACGTTTGCCGGGCGCGTCAAACGCCTGGACGTGCATGTAGGCGACCAGGTCAAGGCCGGACAGGTGCTCGGCGAGATGGAGCCGGTCGACCTCGATGATCGGGTGCGCTCACAGGAGTCGGCATTCAAGCGTGCGGAAGCGGCTTTGCGCGAGGCAGAAGCCCGGCAAGCCTACGCGCAAACCCAGGCGCGCCGCTACGAGCAATTGTTTGCGGTGCGCTCGACCAGCGAGGAAATCGTCACCACCAAGCGGCAGGAACTGCAGATCGCCGATGCCGCCTTATCTGCCGCTCGGGAAGATATTGTCCGGGCACGCTCCGACCGCGAAGGACTCGTCGCGCAGCGGAGCAATCTGCGCCTGATCGCGCCGGTCGATGGTGTAGTCGCCGTGCGCGATGCCGATCCCGGCACGACCATCGTCGCGGGCCAGGCCGTGGTGGAAGTGATCGACCCCAAGAGTTTGTGGATCAATGCGCGCTTCGACCAGATCAGCGCATCGGAGCTGGCTGGGGGGTTGCCGACTCTTATCGTCCTGCGTTCGCGTGGTGGCCAGACCTTGAAAGGTCGCGTGCTGCGGGTGGAACCCAAGGCCGACGCGGTAACCGAGGAAACGCTTGCCAAGGTGACATTCGATAACAAACCAGAACCTTTGCCACCGGTGGGTGAACTGGCCGAAGTCACGGTTGACTTGCCGGCGCTCCCGGCCGCTCCACTGATCCCCAACGCTGCCGTCCAGCGTGAGGGCGACAAAGTTGGTGTCTGGCAAATCGTGGATGGTGATCTGCATTTCTCCCCGGTCAAGCTCGGCACTTCCGACCTCAATGGTTACGTGCAGGTGCGCGAAGGGCTCAAGAATGGGGACCAGGTTGTGACCTATAGCGAAAAGGCACTGACGGCGCGCAGCCGCATCCATGTGGTCGACCATATCCCAGGAGTGTCACGATGATCAGCCTGGCCGGCCGCGACATTCTCCATGCCTGGGGAAAATTCGTCTTCACCGGCATCGGTCTGGGTCTGCTGATCGGCGTCACCCTGGTCATGGCTGGGGTGTACCGAGGCATGGTGGACGACGGCAAGGCGTTGCTCGACAACAGTGGCGCTGACCTTTGGGTGGTGCAAAAGGATACTCTGGGTCCTTATGCGGAGTCGTCCAGCCTCAACGATGACGTGTATCGCGCCATTCTCGCCATGCCGGGAGTCTCACAGGCAGCGAACGTGACCTACCTGACCATGCAGGTACGCAAGGGCGAGAGTGATGTACGCACCATGGTGGTCGGCATCGCGCCCGGTGCGTTGGGGGCTACACCCGGATGGCCTCCTTATCTCGTCGCTGGACGCCAGATCACGCGCGGTCACTACGAGGCGGTGGCCGACATCGCCACCGGCTTCAAACTGGGAGATCGTCTTGCCATTCGCCGAAATCATTACACCGTCGTGGGGCTGACACGGCGCATGGTGTCGTCCAGCGGCGACCCGATGGTATTCATTCCGCTCAAGGATGCCCAAGAGGCTCAGTTCCTCAAGGACAACGACGCCATTTGGCAAAGCCGGCGTCGCACCGAAGCCAACCCGGCCTTCAATCGACCCGGTGTTACTGGTTTGCTGGATGCCGTGATTGCTTCACAGAGCACCAACGCGTTCGTCAATGCAGTGCTGGTCACTCTGAAACCTGGTCATGCGCCGGACGAGGTTGCCGAATCCATCCGGCGCTGGAAACGTTTGACGGTCTACACACGGGCACAGATGGAAGACATCCTCGTCGGCAAGTTGATCGCCACGTCGGCCAAGCAGATCGGCATGTTCTTGGTGATTCTGGCCATCGTTAGCGCGGCCATCGTTGCCTTCATCATCTATTCGCTGACGATGGACAAAATCCGCGAGATCGCGGTGTTGAAGCTCATCGGCACACGCAACCGAACCATCGCCGCGATGATCATGCAGCAGGCGCTCGCCCTGGGCGTGATTGGTTTCGTGGTCGGCAAGATCACAGCCACTTTCTCAGCGCCCCTGTTTCCCAAGTACGTACTGCTGATGCCGTTCGACTCCATCGCCGGTTTTTTCGCCGTGCTCGTGATCTGCGTTCTAGCCAGCATCGTCGCCATTCGCATGGCACTCAAGGTCGACCCGGCCGAAGCCATTGGAGGTTGAGATGAGTGGCAAAGGCATTCGCATCGAAGGTTTGAGAAAACGTTATGGCGAGGGCGATACCGCGGTCAATGCCTTGAAAGGCGTGGACATGCAGGTGGCACCCGGCGAGGTGGTGGGCCTGATTGGCCCTTCCGGGTCCGGCAAGAGCACGCTGCTCAAATGTCTGGGCGCGGTGATTGATCCGACCGCCGGTCGCATGACGCTGGGCGATGAAGTGATCTACGACGATGGCTGGAAAGTCCGCGACTTGCGCGCCTTGCGGCGCGACAAGATCGGTTTCGTTTTCCAGGCACCATACCTGATTCCGTTTCTCGATGTCACCGACAACGTGGCGCTACTGCCGATGCTCGCAGGCGTCGCGAATGGGGAGTCGCGCGCGAAGGCACTGGAACTGCTCACCGCGCTCGATGTGCAACACCGGGCTCGCGCCATGCCCTCGCAACTCTCCGGTGGCGAGCAGCAACGGGTCGCCATTGCGCGAGGTTTGGTCAATCGCCCTCCGGTGATCCTGGCTGATGAGCCCACAGCTCCACTAGACAGTGAGCGCGCCATGGCTGTAATCCGCATCCTCAATGACATGGCTCGGAAGTTCGAGACCGCCATCATCGTCGTCACCCATGACGAAAAGATCATCCCCACTTTCAAGCGCATCTACCACATCCGCGACGGTGTGACCCATGAGGAAGCTGGCGAAGGGCGGGAGTTCGAATGAGAGAACGATTGAATTACAGGAGAATTTCATGACCCACCGCAAACACAGCCACGCATTTGGAACTATCACCCTGACCGTTACGGCCTGCCTGCTTTTATGGGGTTTTCAGTTGCCAGCTTGGGCTGGTGACGCTACCCAGGTTGAGCCACTGGCGCTACGCAAGATCATGCAGGAACTCGGGCGCAACATGCAGGCTATTACCGGTGCGATTTCGCAGGAGGAATGGGTTCAGGTCGTTCAGCTCGCCCCAAAAGTTGCTGCACACCCCGAGCCACCGCTTACTGAAAAAATGCGCATCCTTGCTTACCTCGGCGCTGATGCGACCAAGTTCAGAAACTTTGACGCGCAGACTCACGAGGCGGCGCTGGCCATGAAGCTGGCTGCTGCGAGCAGCGACGGCAAGGCGGTGATCCAATCATTCGCCCACGTGCAGGAAAGCTGCTTGGGCTGCCACCAAGCTTTCCGTAAACCTTTCGTGGAGCATTTTTATGGAGCACGCTAAAACATGCCAGCGCCCCATCAGCCTCGAAAGACGGCTTGCGGCAACTTACCTGGTAGCTGGTCTGGTCACCGCCGGTCTGGCCGGTTGCGCCGCCGGCCCTGATTTTCAGCGTCCCACCGCACCCGATGTGGCTCGCTACACTGCAACACCGGTGGCTGATAGAACCGCGTCCGCTCTCACGCAGTTCGGCGAAACACAACGTCTAGTCGAAGGGCTTCCGATCGAAACGCAATGGTGGCAAAGCTTGGGTTCATCCACACTCGACGGACTGATCAACGAAGCTTTCCATGTCAGCCCGACGCTGGCGAGCATCAGCGCCAATTTGCGACAGGCGCAGGAGCTTCTTGCCGCACAGGCGGGCTCGACGCAATATCCACAGGTAGATGTCGCACTGGGATCTCAGCGCCAGCAAATGAGTCCCAGTAGCCAAGGGTTGAGCGGAGACGCACGTCAATTCAGCCTCTACAACGCCAGCGTTGGCGTGCATTACAACCTCGATCTGGCTGGCGGCAACCGGCGCGCACTCGAAGCCTTGGCTGCTCGCGCCGACTACCGTCGCTTCGAACTGAATGCTGCGCGCCTGGCCCTTGCCGGCAACATGGCAACCGCTGCCATTACCCGAGCACGCCTCGCCGCGCAACTAGAAGCCACTACTGCCATTTTGCGCGTGCAGGATGAGCAACTGCGCCTAGCCCATGAACGCGTGCGTATCGGTCAGGCCTCACCTGATGAAGCGTTGAGCCTACAAGCTCAGGCGGAGCAAACGCGGGCAGAACTGCCTGCGCTGCGTAAACAACTGCAACAAACCGAACATCTACTGGCGGTGCTAGCCGGTCGTGCCCCAGGCACGGGTGGCATCCCGGCCTTCACTCTGGCCGATTTCACTCTGCCCGTCGAGATGCCGCTCGTCGTGCCCTCAGAACTGGTGCGCCGCCGACCGGATATCCAGGCGTCAGAGGCGCTGTTGCATGCGGCCAATGCAGACTATGGTGTGGCTGTCGCCAAGCTCTACCCACAGATCAACCTGAGCGCCAACCTTGGCTCTCAAGCGCTGACCACCGGTACCCTGTTCGGTGGTGGCTCGGCAGTGTGGGGCCTGGTTGCGCAGCTCACCCAGCCTCTTTTTAATCCAGGGCTACCCGCTGAAAAAAGAGCGGCGCTCGCCGCTTTTGATGCCGCCGCAGCCAATTACCAGAGCGTCGTATTGGAGTCTTTGCGTAACGTCGCCGACACCCTGCGCGCGGTGGAAAGCGATGCACAAACTTTGACTGCCCTCGCTGCCGCTGATATGGCTGCACAGGCCTCCTTGCAGTCGGTCGAGCGGCAATACCGGCTGGGCGCGGCCAGCTACCTGCAACTGCTCATCGCGCAGCAACAGGCACAGTCAATCCGGATCAATATGGTTGCGGCCCAGGCACAACGCCTAGTCGATAGTGTTGCTTTATATCAGGCCCTGGGAGGTGGTGTCAGTTAAGGCTATGCCCTAACCTTGTCATTTTCAGAAGACGACTGCACCAATCAACGAGACATGAAGCCTGCTGTGCATACGGCTCCTGACAGCCCGATATCAGGACTCCTCTGCACGAAACTCGTCTATGCTCAATACTCGTGTGCACCAAAGCGAGGCGAGCATGGCGACCGATACCGTACCGATTGCCGAGCGCGGCGTAGCCACCCTGTCAGAACAGGCATGGGAGCGTGCTCGCTGCCGCGCGGAGATCATTGGGCCGTTGGCGCAGTCGGAGACGGTCGGGCATGAAGCGGCCGACGCAGCAGCCCAGGCGCTGGGTCTGTCCCGGCGGCAGGTCTACGTCCTGATCCGCCGTGCCCGGCAAGGTTCGGGGCTGGTCACTGATTTGGCACTTGGACAGTCGAGCGGTGGCAAAGGTAAAGGCCGCTTGCCGGAGTCGGTCGAACGAATCATCCGCGAGCTACTGCAAAAGCGCTTCCTGACCAAGCAGAAGCGCAGCTTGGCGGCGTTCCACCGTGAAGTTGCGCGGGTGTGCAAGCTGCAAAAGCTGCGGATGCCGGCGCGCAACACGGTCGCGTTGCGGATCGCCAGCCTTGATCCACTCAAGACCACTCGACTTCGGGAAGGCCAGGATGCGTCCCGCATCCTGCAAGGTGTTGGCGGTGTTCCTCCGCCAGTCTCCGCACCGCTGGAGCAGGTACAGATCGACCACACAGTCATCGACCTGATCGTGGTGGACGAGCGCGACCGGCAACCGATTGGCCGTCCGTACCTGACCCTCGCCATCGACGTGTTCACCCGCTGCGTGGTTGGCATGGTGGTCACGTTAGAAGCGCCATCTGCCGTCTCGGTCGGCCTGTGCCTCGCACACGCCGGTTGCGACAAGCGCCCTTGGTTGGAAAGGTTGGACGTGGAAATGGACTGGCCGATGAGCGGCAAGCCCGCGCTGCTCTACCTGGACAACGCGGCCGAATTCAAGAGCGAGGCGCTACGCCGTGGCTGCGAGCAGCATGGCATCCGGTTGGACTATCGGCCTCTCGGGCAGCCGCACTATGGCGGCATCGTGGAACGGATCATCGGCACGGCGATGCAAATGATCCACGACGAATTGCCGGGGACGACCTTCTCCAACCCTGACCAGCGCGGGGAATACGCCTCCGAGAAGATGGCCGCCCTGACACTGCGCGAGCTGGAACGCTGGCTCGCATTGGCGGTTGGCACCTATCACGGCTCCGTGCACAACGGCCTGCTCCAACCGCCGGCCGCACGCTGGGCCGAAGCTGTCGCGCGTACCGGCGTTCCAACCGTCATCACTCGCACCACGGCTTTTCTGGTCGATTTCCTGCCCGTCCTCCGCCGCACCCTGACCCGCACTGGCTTCGTCATCGACCACATCCACTACTACGCCGATGCGCTCAAGCCGTGGATAGCTCGGCGCGACCGCCTGCCTGCGTTCCTGATCCGGCGCGACCCACGCGACATCAGCCGCATTTGGGTGCTGGAGCCGGAGGGGCAGCACTATCTGGAAATTCCATACCGTACCTTGTCGCACCCGGCTGTCACCCTCTGGGAACAACGGCAGGCGCTGGCGAAATTGCGGCAGCAAGGGCGCGAACAGGTGGATGAGTCGGCGCTGTTCCGCATGATCGGGCAGATGCGCGAAATCGTGACCACTGCGCAGAAAGCCACGCGCAAGGCGCGGCGCGACGCGGATCGACGCCAGCATCTCAAGTCAACGGAACAACCTGTCAAAACCACGCCACCAGCGGACACGGACATGGCAGACCCGCAGGCGGACAACCAGCCACCTGCCAAACCGTTCGACCAGATTGAGGAGTGGTAGCCGTGGACGAATATCCCATCATCGACCTGTCCCACCTGCTGCCGGCGGCCCAGGGCTTGGCCCGTCTCCCGGCGGACGAGCGCATCCATCGCCTTCGCGCCGACCGCTGGATCGGCTATCCGCGAGCAGTCGAGGCGTTGAACCGGCTGGAAGCCCTGTATACGTGGCCAAACAAACAACGCATGCCCAACCTGCTGTTGGTCGGTCCAACCAACAACGGCAAGTCGATGATCGTCGAGAAGTTCCGCCGCGCCCACCCGGCCAGCTCCGACGCCGACCAGGAGCACATCCCGGTATTGGTCGTGCAGATGCCGTCCGAGCCATCGGTGATCCGCTTCTACGTCGCGCTGCTCGCGGCGATGGGAGCACCATTGCGACCGCGCCCACGGCTGCCGGAAATAGAGCAACTGGCGCTGACACTGCTGCGCAAGCTCGGTGTGCGTTTGCTGGTGATCGACGAGCTGCACAACGTCCTGGCCGGCAACAGCGTCAACCGCCGGGAATTCCTCAACCTGCTGCGCTTCCTCGGCAACGAATTGCGCATCCCGCTGGTCGGTGTGGGCACACGCGACGCCTACCTGGCCATCCGCTCGGATGACCAGTTGGAAAATCGCTTCGAGCCGATGATGCTGCCGGTGTGGGAGGCCAACGACGATTGCTGTTCACTGCTGGCCAGCTTCGCGGCTTCGCTCCCGCTGCGGCGACCTTCGTCGATTGCCACGCTGGACATGGCTCGCTACCTGCTCACGCGCAGCGAGGGCACTATTGGCGAGCTGGCGCACCTATTGATGGCGGCGGCCGTGGCCGCCGTGGAGAGTGGTGAGGAAGCGATCAACCACCGCACGCTCAGCATGGCCGATTACACCGGTCCCAGCGAGCGGCGGCGGCAATTCGAGCGGGAACTGATGTGAAGCCAGCGCCACGCTGGCCACTGCATCCGGCACCCAGGGAAGCCGAAGCCCTGTCTTCGTGGCTCAACCGCGTGGCCCTTTGCTATCACATGGAAGTGTCCGAGCTGCTGGAGCACGATCTTGGTCACGGCCAGGTTGATGACCTGGACACCGCGCCACCACTGGCGCTGCTGGCGATGCTCTCCCAGCGGAGCGGTATCGAGCTGGATCGGCTGCGCTGCATGAGTTTCGCCGGCTGGGTGCCTTGGCTACTGGACAGCCTTGATGATCAGATTCCAGCCACATTGGAAACCTATGCGTTCCAGCTCTCGGTACTGCTGCCGAGACTCCGCCGTAAGACGCGATCCATCACGAGCTGGCGTGCCTGGCTGCCCACCCAACCGATACACCGCGCCTGTCCGCTCTGCCTGAACGATCCGGAGAACCAAGCCGTACTGCTCGCGTGGAAGCTGCCCCTGATGCTGAGCTGCCCACTGCATGGCTGCTGGCTGGAATCCTATTGGGGCGTGCCAGGGCGGTTTCTCGGCTGGGAGAACGCCGACGCCGAACCGCGCACTGCCAGCGACGCGATTGCGGCGATGGACCAGCGTACCTGGCAGGCACTGACGACCGGCCACGTGGAGTTGCCGCGCCGACGCATCCACGCCGGATTGTGGTTTAGGCTGCTACGCACGCTGCTCGATGAGCTGAACACCCCGCTTTCGACGTGCGGCACCTACGCGGGGTATCTCCGCCAAATCTGGGAATGCTGCGGGCATCCGCTGCGTGCTGGGCAAAGTCTGTGGCGACCGTATGAAACTCTGAACCCGGCAGTACGGTTGCAGATGCTGGAGGCGGCGGCAACGGCAATCAGCTTGATTGAGGTGAGGGATATAAGCCCGCCAGGCGAGCACGCAACGCTATTCTGGTCCGAGCCCCAAACCGGGTTCACCAGTGGCCTGCCGGCGAAAGCGCCGAAGCCCGAACCCGTCGATCACTGGCAGCGTGCAATCCAGGCCATTGATGAGGCCATCATTGAAGCACGACACAACCCCGAGACGGCACGCTCGCTGTTCGCGTTGGCTTCCTATGGTCGGCGCGACCCCGCTTCCTTGGAACAGTTGCGCGCCACCTTCGCGAAGGAAGGCATCCCCCCGGAATTTCTGTCACATTATGAGCCTAGCCTACCCTTTGCATGCCTTAGACAGAATGACGGGTTAAGTGACAAATTTTGACGTGCAGAGCTTCCCGATGCAAACTGTCACATAATCGAACGTATATGTGACAGGTACAAGATGCTGATTGGCTACATGCGAGTATCGAAGGCGGATGGCTCCCAGGCGACGGACTTGCAGCGCGATGCGCTGGTCGCGGCCGGTGTTGATCCGGCGCATCTCTATGAAGACCAAGCGTCCGGAAAACGCGAGGATCGTCCCGGTCTGGCGAGCTGTCTGAAGGCACTACGGCCAGGCGACACGTTGGTCGTTTGGAAACTGGATCGGCTCGGGCGCGACCTGCGCCATCTGATCAATACCGTCCATGACCTGACCGGACGCGGCATCGGCCTCAAGGTGCTGACCGGGCACGGCGCGGCCATTGACACCACGACCGCCGCCGGCAAGCTGGTCTTCGGTATCTTCGCCGCGCTGGCCGAGTTCGAGCGCGAGTTGATCGCCGAGCGCACCGTGGCGGGCCTGGCCTCAGCACGGGCACGCGGCCGGAAAGGCGGCCGGCCGTTCAAGATGACCGCCGCCAAGCTGCGGCTGGCGATGGCGGCAATGGGGCAGTCAGAGACCAAGGTCGGCGACCTGTGCCAGGAACTTGGCATCACGCGGCAGACCCTGTATCGGCATATTTCTCCCAAGGGGAATTGCGCGCAGATGGAATACGACTGCTGTCCAAGATGTAAAAGAAAAACTGGCCTCTACATGGTCAGCACGGATTCGAGGATGACGGCGCTCATCGCGGCATCAATTCACCTATTCACGCCGTCAAATCAGCTTTTTTGTACTGCCATTTGACGCGATGACCGCGAATTGATCGTAAAAACCACCACAATGATGAATAACACAGCGAATTGCGCTGAGAGTGTTTGCCACGACGGATAGATGCCCAGCAGATCAATGCGTGGGATCGATATTGGGCTGGTATGCAATAACCCTGCTTCTTGCAGACCTGCGATGCCCTTGCCTGCCAAGACCACGGCAAGTATGGCCACCAGCAGTGAGCTGGCAGCGAAGAACTGGCCAATCGGCAGGCGCGCACTGGTGCGCAGCAGCACGACTGCCAGCAGGGCCAGGATTCCCATGCCAGTGCCCAAGCCCGCCAGCAGGGGCCAGCCATTTCCTTCTGTCCAGAGCGCTGCGTAGAACAGCACCGTCTCGAACACCTCACGGTAGACGGCGACGAAGGCCAGCGAAAACAAGAACCATGCCGTGCGCTTGTTGAGCGCCGAAGACAGCTTTTCCTTGAGGTAGACCTGCCAACGACCGGCAACGCTCTTCTGGTGCATCCACATGCCCACACCCAGCAAGACCACGGCGGCAAAGAGTGACGAAAAGCCTTCCGTTAGCTCCCGGCTTGCCCCACTGACGCCGACCAAGTAAGTTGCCACTGCCCATGTAATGCCGCCTGCGGCCAGCGCGGATGCCCAGCCTGCATGCACGTAGATCAATACGTCTTTCCGTTCGGCTTTCTTGAGAAACGCCAGCATGGCAACGACCACCAGCAGGGCTTCCAATCCTTCACGTAGCAAGATGGTTAACGCACCGATGAAGGCCGCCACGGCATCGTCGTCGGAGGGGGCAAGCACCTTGTCCGCTTCATCCAGCAAGCCGCGCAAATGCAGCTCCGCTGTCTGCACATCGGCAGGCGAACCATTGGCTATCAATGCCCGGTAGGACACCATCGCGGCTTCGATCTTCTCGAACAGCGGCCGATTGCGAGTGGCCAACGCCGGTTCGACCGGCTCGAAGCCATCGAGGTAAGCAGACAAGGCTAGCTTGGTCGCACCTGCACGGTCGTCAGCCAGCAATGCCGTCACGCTCTCACTGAGTTTGGCTTTGGCAATCGCGGTGCCCTTCGGACTGCTGATATTCAGCGCGCTCGGATTGGCGCGCAAATAGGCCGTCAGGGCTCTGGCGGAAGGCTCATCCAGCCTGTCCGCCAAGACATGCTCAGATGTTTGCGTCAGCACATCCAGACTGGCGAGCGTCTGGCGAACCTGCGCGTTGGCTTGCCAGAGCTTGGCTCCTTCGTCCTTGTCGCTTTGCGTATAAGGTA
This DNA window, taken from Thauera sp. K11, encodes the following:
- a CDS encoding recombinase family protein — its product is MLIGYMRVSKADGSQATDLQRDALVAAGVDPAHLYEDQASGKREDRPGLASCLKALRPGDTLVVWKLDRLGRDLRHLINTVHDLTGRGIGLKVLTGHGAAIDTTTAAGKLVFGIFAALAEFERELIAERTVAGLASARARGRKGGRPFKMTAAKLRLAMAAMGQSETKVGDLCQELGITRQTLYRHISPKGNCAQMEYDCCPRCKRKTGLYMVSTDSRMTALIAASIHLFTPSNQLFCTAI
- a CDS encoding efflux transporter outer membrane subunit produces the protein MEHAKTCQRPISLERRLAATYLVAGLVTAGLAGCAAGPDFQRPTAPDVARYTATPVADRTASALTQFGETQRLVEGLPIETQWWQSLGSSTLDGLINEAFHVSPTLASISANLRQAQELLAAQAGSTQYPQVDVALGSQRQQMSPSSQGLSGDARQFSLYNASVGVHYNLDLAGGNRRALEALAARADYRRFELNAARLALAGNMATAAITRARLAAQLEATTAILRVQDEQLRLAHERVRIGQASPDEALSLQAQAEQTRAELPALRKQLQQTEHLLAVLAGRAPGTGGIPAFTLADFTLPVEMPLVVPSELVRRRPDIQASEALLHAANADYGVAVAKLYPQINLSANLGSQALTTGTLFGGGSAVWGLVAQLTQPLFNPGLPAEKRAALAAFDAAAANYQSVVLESLRNVADTLRAVESDAQTLTALAAADMAAQASLQSVERQYRLGAASYLQLLIAQQQAQSIRINMVAAQAQRLVDSVALYQALGGGVS
- a CDS encoding TniQ family protein encodes the protein MKPAPRWPLHPAPREAEALSSWLNRVALCYHMEVSELLEHDLGHGQVDDLDTAPPLALLAMLSQRSGIELDRLRCMSFAGWVPWLLDSLDDQIPATLETYAFQLSVLLPRLRRKTRSITSWRAWLPTQPIHRACPLCLNDPENQAVLLAWKLPLMLSCPLHGCWLESYWGVPGRFLGWENADAEPRTASDAIAAMDQRTWQALTTGHVELPRRRIHAGLWFRLLRTLLDELNTPLSTCGTYAGYLRQIWECCGHPLRAGQSLWRPYETLNPAVRLQMLEAAATAISLIEVRDISPPGEHATLFWSEPQTGFTSGLPAKAPKPEPVDHWQRAIQAIDEAIIEARHNPETARSLFALASYGRRDPASLEQLRATFAKEGIPPEFLSHYEPSLPFACLRQNDGLSDKF
- a CDS encoding TniB family NTP-binding protein codes for the protein MDEYPIIDLSHLLPAAQGLARLPADERIHRLRADRWIGYPRAVEALNRLEALYTWPNKQRMPNLLLVGPTNNGKSMIVEKFRRAHPASSDADQEHIPVLVVQMPSEPSVIRFYVALLAAMGAPLRPRPRLPEIEQLALTLLRKLGVRLLVIDELHNVLAGNSVNRREFLNLLRFLGNELRIPLVGVGTRDAYLAIRSDDQLENRFEPMMLPVWEANDDCCSLLASFAASLPLRRPSSIATLDMARYLLTRSEGTIGELAHLLMAAAVAAVESGEEAINHRTLSMADYTGPSERRRQFERELM
- a CDS encoding Mu transposase C-terminal domain-containing protein; protein product: MATDTVPIAERGVATLSEQAWERARCRAEIIGPLAQSETVGHEAADAAAQALGLSRRQVYVLIRRARQGSGLVTDLALGQSSGGKGKGRLPESVERIIRELLQKRFLTKQKRSLAAFHREVARVCKLQKLRMPARNTVALRIASLDPLKTTRLREGQDASRILQGVGGVPPPVSAPLEQVQIDHTVIDLIVVDERDRQPIGRPYLTLAIDVFTRCVVGMVVTLEAPSAVSVGLCLAHAGCDKRPWLERLDVEMDWPMSGKPALLYLDNAAEFKSEALRRGCEQHGIRLDYRPLGQPHYGGIVERIIGTAMQMIHDELPGTTFSNPDQRGEYASEKMAALTLRELERWLALAVGTYHGSVHNGLLQPPAARWAEAVARTGVPTVITRTTAFLVDFLPVLRRTLTRTGFVIDHIHYYADALKPWIARRDRLPAFLIRRDPRDISRIWVLEPEGQHYLEIPYRTLSHPAVTLWEQRQALAKLRQQGREQVDESALFRMIGQMREIVTTAQKATRKARRDADRRQHLKSTEQPVKTTPPADTDMADPQADNQPPAKPFDQIEEW